In one window of Posidoniimonas corsicana DNA:
- a CDS encoding rhodanese-like domain-containing protein → MPSTIQPTALKEKLASGDAVRLIDVRTPAEFQEVHVEGARNVPLDRLDPAELPSGEGPVYFICKSGARGQKACQKCEGAGLGEAVNVEGGTQACVEAGLPVVRGQQVMSLERQVRIAAGTLVVIGTTLGAFVHPYWLGLPGFVGAGLVFAGVTDTCGMGMLLARMPWNQRCGSSAS, encoded by the coding sequence ATGCCTTCCACCATCCAACCAACGGCCCTCAAGGAGAAGCTGGCCAGCGGCGACGCGGTCCGCCTGATCGACGTCCGCACGCCGGCCGAGTTCCAGGAGGTGCACGTCGAGGGCGCGCGGAACGTGCCGCTCGACCGGCTCGACCCCGCGGAGCTTCCCTCGGGCGAGGGCCCGGTGTACTTCATCTGCAAGAGCGGCGCGCGGGGGCAGAAGGCCTGCCAGAAGTGCGAGGGCGCCGGGCTCGGCGAGGCGGTGAACGTCGAGGGCGGCACGCAGGCGTGCGTCGAGGCCGGGCTGCCGGTGGTCCGCGGCCAGCAGGTGATGTCGCTGGAGCGGCAGGTGCGGATCGCGGCCGGCACGCTGGTGGTGATCGGCACGACGCTAGGCGCGTTCGTGCACCCCTACTGGTTGGGCCTCCCCGGCTTTGTTGGCGCCGGACTGGTGTTCGCCGGCGTGACCGACACCTGCGGCATGGGCATGCTGCTGGCGCGGATGCCGTGGAACCAGCGCTGCGGCTCGTCCGCCAGCTAG
- a CDS encoding SGNH/GDSL hydrolase family protein, which yields MNLIKPCTLALFLAASGLTAAEEPAYAPQAPLAALNLRDGDAIVFLGDSITHQCLYTQYVEDYFYTRFPKMRLRLHNAGVGGSRAWDAHFRFDRDVAAYHPKYVTVLLGMNDGRYAEYIDDVFTSYSGEMNRLLERIDECGATAILMTPTMFDARAKRMQPPGGFMGPKAVTFYNSTLAYYGAWLRDTACERGLGFVDLWGPLNEITINERRKDPRFTMIKDSVHPDPAGQVVMAAAMIEDLGLPEIVSHMSFNLKDGAWSSVSESADVSELKGSADRLSFTSLEHSLPWVLPEEAQLGVELTDLSQRFGRETLVVSGLPAGTYSVQIDGEEVTRATEQELHDGLPLHALTTTPQHQQAAQVAALNKQRNEGPVKTLRNEWGDFQSWKYLQAQVEKNPNDEAEKRRLADVEKKMPGMEERVKAAEAAAMAIEDEIFTINQPRPHRFAIQPASE from the coding sequence ATGAACCTGATTAAACCCTGCACCCTTGCCCTCTTCCTAGCGGCGTCCGGACTCACGGCTGCGGAGGAGCCTGCGTATGCGCCGCAGGCGCCCTTGGCCGCGCTCAACCTCCGCGATGGTGACGCCATCGTTTTCCTGGGCGACAGCATCACGCACCAATGCCTGTACACGCAGTACGTCGAGGACTACTTCTACACCCGATTCCCAAAGATGAGGCTCCGGCTGCACAACGCGGGGGTGGGGGGCTCGCGGGCCTGGGACGCGCATTTCCGGTTCGACCGGGACGTGGCGGCCTACCATCCAAAGTATGTCACGGTGCTCCTCGGGATGAACGATGGTCGGTACGCCGAGTACATCGACGACGTGTTCACCAGCTACAGCGGGGAGATGAATCGGCTCCTCGAGAGGATTGACGAATGCGGCGCGACCGCGATCCTGATGACGCCGACCATGTTCGACGCCCGCGCCAAGCGGATGCAGCCGCCCGGTGGGTTCATGGGGCCCAAGGCGGTCACCTTCTATAACTCGACGCTCGCCTACTACGGCGCCTGGCTGCGGGACACTGCCTGCGAGCGGGGGCTAGGATTCGTCGACCTTTGGGGGCCTCTGAACGAGATCACGATCAACGAGCGCAGGAAAGACCCGAGGTTCACCATGATCAAGGATTCGGTGCACCCGGATCCGGCGGGGCAGGTGGTGATGGCCGCCGCCATGATCGAAGACCTAGGCCTCCCGGAGATCGTTTCGCACATGAGTTTCAACCTCAAGGACGGCGCCTGGTCCTCCGTCTCAGAATCCGCCGACGTCTCCGAGTTGAAGGGCAGCGCGGACCGGCTTTCGTTCACATCGCTGGAACACTCCCTGCCCTGGGTGCTGCCGGAAGAGGCGCAGCTCGGCGTCGAACTGACCGATCTCAGCCAGCGGTTCGGCCGGGAAACATTGGTGGTGTCCGGGCTGCCGGCCGGGACCTACTCGGTTCAGATCGACGGTGAGGAGGTCACGCGCGCAACGGAGCAGGAGCTCCACGACGGACTCCCGCTGCACGCCCTGACCACCACGCCGCAGCACCAGCAGGCGGCGCAGGTCGCCGCCCTGAACAAGCAGCGGAACGAGGGGCCGGTAAAAACCCTCCGCAACGAATGGGGGGATTTCCAGTCGTGGAAGTACCTCCAGGCACAGGTCGAGAAGAACCCGAACGACGAAGCCGAGAAGCGGCGGCTGGCAGACGTGGAGAAGAAGATGCCCGGCATGGAGGAGCGGGTGAAGGCCGCCGAGGCCGCGGCGATGGCAATCGAAGACGAGATCTTCACCATCAACCAGCCCCGGCCGCATCGGTTCGCGATCCAGCCCGCGAGTGAGTGA
- a CDS encoding transglutaminase-like domain-containing protein, whose product MLSAPRPILIATLLTLAAQPPVFGQLKEAEPVSEHIRLGESESGQFRVGAEITAKRGAVKNIRVMVAVPLECDEQQVRIAEENFTSNVESVDYRMLNGDGARQMVINIPYLAAGATATAAVTYDVTTRPVLPPEDDQTAKFKIPEKPDRSLRRFLTASPYIESRHGTIRKLQRSVLGDADEGLTDWQRVELLYDHVLESVEYVEGDDKSALQTLRDGNADCHGRSAVFIALCRAAGVPARMVWVNNHCYAEFYLEDDSGEGQWFPAESAGSRAFGEMPLARVILQKGDSFTVPERRRDKLRYATDFMEGTPVQGAGQPSAKFIREQL is encoded by the coding sequence ATGCTTTCCGCGCCGCGCCCAATCCTGATCGCCACGCTGCTAACGCTCGCCGCCCAGCCGCCGGTCTTCGGCCAGCTGAAGGAGGCTGAGCCCGTGTCCGAGCACATCCGGCTCGGCGAGTCCGAGTCCGGGCAGTTCCGCGTGGGCGCGGAGATCACGGCCAAGCGTGGTGCGGTGAAGAACATCCGCGTGATGGTTGCCGTTCCGCTGGAGTGCGACGAGCAGCAAGTGCGGATCGCCGAGGAGAACTTCACCAGCAACGTCGAGTCGGTGGACTACCGCATGCTCAACGGCGACGGCGCCCGCCAGATGGTGATCAACATCCCGTACCTGGCCGCCGGCGCCACCGCGACCGCCGCCGTGACGTACGACGTCACCACCCGGCCGGTGCTGCCGCCCGAAGACGACCAGACCGCCAAGTTCAAGATACCGGAGAAGCCGGACCGGTCGCTGCGGCGGTTCCTGACCGCCAGCCCGTACATCGAGTCGCGTCACGGGACGATCCGCAAGCTGCAGCGCAGCGTGCTGGGCGACGCCGACGAGGGGCTGACCGACTGGCAGCGGGTCGAGCTGCTGTACGATCACGTGCTCGAGTCGGTCGAGTACGTCGAGGGCGACGACAAGTCCGCCCTGCAGACGCTCCGCGACGGCAACGCCGACTGCCACGGCCGCAGCGCGGTATTCATCGCGCTGTGCCGCGCGGCCGGCGTGCCCGCCCGCATGGTGTGGGTCAACAACCATTGCTACGCGGAGTTTTATCTGGAAGATGATTCGGGCGAGGGCCAGTGGTTCCCGGCCGAGTCTGCGGGCAGCCGAGCGTTCGGCGAGATGCCGCTGGCGCGGGTTATCCTGCAGAAGGGCGACAGCTTCACCGTGCCCGAGCGGCGCCGCGACAAGCTGCGCTACGCGACCGACTTCATGGAGGGGACCCCCGTGCAGGGCGCGGGTCAGCCGAGTGCAAAATTCATCCGAGAGCAGCTGTAG
- a CDS encoding ROK family protein, which translates to MSSDSDLTPNEPAVITRNRYYAGIDVGGTNIKLGLLDDLGNRLAYRSIPTQQEEGAEAASRRCAAAIAKMAAEAGVAEIRRVGLATPGPMDVPTGMLVCPGNLPAWHNTPIRQLFADATGLPVTYANDANAAAWGEYWRGAGAEYTSMVMLTLGTGVGGGIVLDERLVEGQHSCGAEIGHIIIDPSDDAPSNSLGVRGTLEGYCGSYGVVGQAERLLADPAVESTLRAALDKGEKLTPKAIAIAAEAGDAAALSVVMNTAKLLAVGVVTCAHMVDPNSIVVGGGLNFGGAGSPLGDRFMDRLREETRQRLIPTLRDKLHIDFALLGGDAGFTGAAGLARRDDRQVG; encoded by the coding sequence ATGTCCTCCGACAGCGACCTGACCCCCAACGAGCCCGCCGTGATCACCCGCAACCGGTACTACGCCGGGATCGATGTCGGCGGCACCAATATCAAGCTCGGCCTGCTGGACGACCTCGGCAATCGGCTGGCGTACCGCTCGATCCCCACGCAGCAGGAGGAGGGCGCCGAGGCCGCCTCACGGCGGTGCGCGGCGGCGATCGCCAAGATGGCCGCCGAGGCGGGCGTCGCGGAGATCCGCCGCGTCGGGCTGGCCACGCCCGGCCCGATGGACGTGCCCACCGGCATGCTGGTCTGCCCGGGGAACCTGCCGGCGTGGCACAACACGCCGATCCGCCAGTTGTTCGCCGACGCGACCGGCCTGCCGGTCACCTACGCCAACGACGCCAACGCCGCGGCGTGGGGCGAGTACTGGCGCGGCGCCGGCGCCGAGTACACCAGCATGGTGATGCTGACGCTCGGCACCGGGGTGGGCGGCGGCATCGTGCTGGACGAGCGGCTGGTCGAGGGCCAGCACAGCTGCGGCGCCGAGATCGGGCACATCATCATCGACCCCTCGGACGACGCGCCGAGCAACAGCCTGGGCGTCCGCGGCACGCTGGAGGGCTACTGCGGGTCGTACGGCGTGGTGGGCCAGGCCGAGCGCCTGCTGGCCGACCCGGCGGTGGAGTCCACGCTCCGGGCCGCGCTCGACAAGGGCGAGAAGCTCACGCCCAAGGCGATCGCAATCGCCGCCGAGGCGGGCGACGCCGCCGCGCTGTCGGTGGTGATGAACACGGCCAAGCTGCTGGCGGTTGGCGTGGTGACCTGCGCCCACATGGTCGACCCCAACAGCATCGTGGTGGGGGGCGGTCTCAACTTCGGCGGCGCGGGCAGCCCGCTCGGCGACCGCTTCATGGACCGCCTGCGGGAAGAGACCCGCCAGCGGCTGATCCCCACGCTCCGCGACAAGCTGCACATCGACTTCGCGCTCCTAGGCGGCGACGCCGGCTTCACCGGCGCGGCCGGCCTGGCGCGGCGCGACGATCGCCAGGTGGGGTAG
- a CDS encoding ArsR/SmtB family transcription factor, producing the protein MTAPSARSRGKKLRLTNLEALGHAAECLKTLAHPHRLRMVQMLLQRDFTVGELAEACEIPSHMASEHLRLMQRCGLLTSQKEGRRVYYQVAEDHLASIMQCVEARFGVG; encoded by the coding sequence ATGACCGCACCCTCCGCCCGCAGCCGCGGGAAGAAGCTCCGACTGACCAATCTGGAAGCCCTCGGCCACGCCGCCGAGTGCCTCAAGACGCTGGCGCACCCGCACCGCCTGCGGATGGTGCAGATGCTGCTGCAGCGGGACTTCACCGTGGGCGAGCTGGCCGAGGCGTGCGAGATCCCCAGCCACATGGCGAGCGAGCACCTGCGGCTGATGCAGCGGTGCGGCCTGCTCACCAGCCAAAAGGAAGGCCGCCGGGTGTACTACCAAGTGGCCGAGGATCACCTGGCCAGCATCATGCAGTGCGTCGAGGCCCGATTCGGCGTCGGATAG
- a CDS encoding FAD-dependent oxidoreductase, which yields MSADTPGQVKKIVIVGGVAGGASAAARARRLSESAEIVMIERGADPSFANCGMPYYVGGEIESRDKLLVSPIERLQKRYRLDVRVRQSVERIDRVNKQVEVRDLVTGETYTESYDKLILAPGAAPLRPPLPGIDLPGVHTLRNLDDADRLLAAALGAKRAVVIGGGFIGLEMAENLVRRGIQTTVVERNGQVLTPWDAEMVAPIAAHLKGQGVDLRLGDSAEAFEQQGDGLRVRLSSGAELDAGMVLLSIGVRPENALAADAGLEIGPRGGIKTSPHMQTNDPHIYAVGDAVETTDAVTGEPTQIPLAGPANRQGRIAADHIFGRDSAYRGTQGTAVVGVFEMTAAMTGLSEKACARDGVAFEKVYLHPASHAGYYPGAEGMSLKLLFSPSDGRVLGAQGVGGEGVDKRIDVLAMAIQAGMTVYDLEEAELCYAPQYGSAKDPVNMAGFIAAGVLRGDQPLTHDPPTENAGVLLDVRTPGEFGAGAIEGAINIPLEQLRDRTGELPQGRPIVAYCKVGQRGYMATRLLNQLGFDAVNLSGGYSTYKQREQAAALAGEE from the coding sequence ATGTCCGCAGACACCCCAGGCCAGGTGAAGAAGATTGTGATCGTCGGCGGGGTTGCCGGCGGCGCGAGCGCCGCCGCCCGGGCGCGGCGGCTGAGCGAGTCGGCCGAGATCGTGATGATCGAACGCGGCGCCGACCCGTCGTTCGCCAACTGCGGCATGCCCTACTACGTGGGCGGCGAGATCGAGAGCCGCGACAAGCTGCTGGTCAGCCCGATCGAGCGGCTGCAGAAGCGGTACCGGCTGGACGTGCGGGTGCGGCAGTCGGTCGAGCGGATCGACCGCGTGAATAAGCAGGTCGAGGTCCGCGACCTAGTGACCGGCGAAACCTACACCGAGTCGTACGACAAGCTGATCCTGGCGCCCGGCGCGGCGCCGCTGCGGCCGCCGCTCCCCGGGATCGACCTGCCGGGCGTGCACACCCTCCGCAACCTGGACGACGCCGACCGGCTGCTGGCCGCGGCGCTGGGCGCCAAGCGGGCGGTGGTGATCGGCGGCGGGTTCATCGGCCTGGAGATGGCGGAGAACCTGGTCCGCCGCGGCATCCAGACCACCGTAGTCGAGCGGAACGGCCAGGTGCTCACGCCCTGGGACGCCGAGATGGTCGCGCCGATCGCCGCGCACCTGAAAGGGCAGGGCGTCGACCTGCGGCTGGGGGACTCGGCGGAGGCGTTCGAGCAGCAGGGCGATGGGCTGCGGGTGCGGCTGTCGTCCGGCGCGGAGCTGGACGCGGGCATGGTGCTGCTGAGCATCGGCGTGCGGCCGGAGAACGCGCTCGCCGCGGACGCGGGGCTCGAGATCGGCCCGCGGGGCGGCATCAAGACCTCGCCGCACATGCAGACCAACGACCCGCACATCTACGCCGTGGGCGACGCGGTCGAGACGACTGATGCGGTGACCGGCGAACCGACGCAGATCCCGCTCGCCGGCCCGGCCAACCGCCAGGGGCGCATCGCCGCCGACCACATCTTCGGCCGCGACTCCGCCTACCGCGGCACACAGGGGACCGCCGTGGTCGGTGTGTTTGAGATGACCGCCGCCATGACCGGGCTGAGCGAGAAGGCCTGCGCCCGGGACGGCGTGGCATTCGAGAAGGTCTACCTCCACCCGGCCAGCCACGCGGGCTACTACCCGGGCGCGGAGGGGATGAGCCTGAAGCTGCTGTTCTCGCCGTCCGACGGCCGCGTGCTGGGCGCGCAGGGCGTCGGCGGCGAGGGCGTGGACAAGCGTATCGACGTGCTGGCCATGGCGATCCAGGCCGGCATGACGGTGTACGACCTGGAAGAGGCCGAGCTGTGCTACGCGCCGCAGTACGGCTCGGCCAAGGACCCGGTCAACATGGCCGGCTTCATCGCCGCCGGCGTGCTCCGCGGCGACCAGCCCCTCACGCACGACCCGCCGACCGAGAACGCCGGCGTGCTGCTGGACGTCCGCACGCCCGGCGAGTTCGGCGCCGGGGCCATCGAGGGCGCCATCAACATCCCGCTCGAGCAGCTCCGCGACCGCACCGGCGAGCTGCCCCAGGGGCGGCCGATCGTCGCCTACTGCAAGGTGGGCCAACGCGGCTACATGGCCACGCGGCTGCTCAACCAGCTTGGGTTCGACGCGGTGAACCTCAGCGGCGGGTACTCGACCTACAAGCAGCGGGAGCAGGCGGCCGCGTTGGCCGGCGAGGAGTAG
- a CDS encoding SRPBCC family protein encodes MRSQISVEIDRPIDEVFRLTIERVAEWSIVVVEDEVIAETPEVVGTTFRTVTEDHGKRMEFQGVVTRHDPPRLHAIELTGELFDIESEYRFEDLPTGARVTQATSVTGKGFFRLFMLAFGWLLKGSHCKAGEEELASLKRFCESKAAAADA; translated from the coding sequence ATGCGAAGCCAAATCAGCGTCGAGATCGACCGACCGATCGACGAGGTGTTCCGCCTGACCATCGAACGCGTGGCGGAGTGGAGCATTGTGGTGGTCGAGGACGAGGTCATCGCCGAGACGCCGGAGGTCGTCGGGACCACGTTCCGCACCGTCACCGAAGATCACGGCAAGCGGATGGAGTTTCAGGGGGTCGTGACCCGGCACGATCCGCCGCGGCTGCACGCGATCGAGCTGACCGGCGAGCTGTTCGACATCGAGTCGGAGTACCGGTTCGAGGACCTACCGACAGGCGCCCGCGTAACACAGGCGACCAGCGTGACGGGCAAGGGCTTCTTCCGCCTCTTCATGCTGGCCTTCGGCTGGCTGCTGAAGGGCTCCCACTGCAAGGCGGGCGAGGAGGAGCTGGCCAGCCTGAAGAGGTTCTGCGAATCGAAAGCCGCGGCTGCCGACGCCTGA